The following nucleotide sequence is from Bradyrhizobium roseum.
TTCAAGCCATTGTCTTAAAGATGCACTCAACGTCTGGGGCCCGACGATCTCTCCAATGGCCCACCACGACTATTTCGCATTCGCAGGGTATTTTCTGCCGTCCACCGCGTTCGATTCTGCAAACCTGTCGGATCTAACTGCCAAGTGGGTTGCGGCCAAAGGTAATTCGGCTGCGCAGGAGGCAATCTGTGCAACGTATGTGAACGGAATCGTCAGTCCCGCGTTAGGCGGGAACGAAACGGTAGACCGATATCGTTTGGCACTATTGCCGTCGTATGTTTCAAAGATGAAGACCATCGGGAAGTCCGTCATCATGTACGAAGGCGGATGGGATCGCGATATTCAGCCCATCAGCGCTGGGGGCCAAGTAACTGGTACTTTACCGTACGCGAGTGGGGCAATAGACGGCAGCAGCAATATCATTTCGGAAGTGAAAGCGGCCTATGCTGCGGCACTCCAGCCAGGCTGCTTTGTGGTTGGATATGGCATTCCGCCAGACACAACGGTTATCTCGATCTCAGGATCGTCTATTGTGCTTTCAAATAGGACGACGCAAAAGCTTCCGATCGCTCAGTTCATCGCCTTTGCGCCGCAGCAGATGTTCTTGCTGGCGGTGAAACGCAGTCAGGCTTGGGCGACGGCAATGCTGTCCTGCCTGAACCAGTTCGGGGGAGGTTCAGGTATGCCCGCGGAATATGTGCAGAGCGGATTGCGCTGGGGGCACTGCTTTCCAAGTTCCTATGGACTCGGGAACAGTGAGTGGAGCGACCTCGACCTGTCGTGGCAACAGCAAGCCTCACGAAACAAAGCCTTAATTTGAGTCTGCCTGCAACACCGTTAGGCTCTCCCACGTCGATCTGTAGTGAGGAGCACGTGATGTCTCTCGATACTGCACCATTGCTGACGCAGTGGTTCCCTGCACCGCATTATTTCTTAGGATGCAAACAGAGACGGTGAGATAAAAGCCACATCGAAGCGCCGAATGCGCGGGCCGCGCGAAAGCGGGTCTTCCGATTGGTCGTAGAATCCGAAAAGCCGGTATCCGTGACGGTGCAGATGATCGGATAGCGCGTCCAGTGCCGTGTGGTAACTGCTGTCTGGATCGAGTGCAACCTCTGCCTTGACTATCCCGATCGAATGCGACGACAACATTCTTACGGCTCCTGCAAGGACTGAAATTTCATATCCCTCGGTATCGATCTTCATAATATCGATGGCATCTAGGGAGTTGTTCGTGCAGAAGCCGTCGACTGTGTCTATCTGGACTTCTTCGTGATAAGGCAGCAACTGGTTCGATGATATTCTAGCCATCGATGGATGCACCGGATCCATCGCCAAACTTAGTTTTCCAGGCTTCTCGCCTAAGCCAAGGTGCAACATCTTTACGCGAGAAGCGCCGACAAGATTGGCTTTCATCTTCTCAAAATTCGAAGAGCTCGGCTCAAATGCATAGATTGTTGATCGCGGAAACTGGTCGAAAAATTCGAGTGCGGTAATGCCGATGTGTGCCCCGACGTCAAAGATGACCTGAGCATCCATTCCGAGGCGAGATCTCACATCATCAATGAAACTTGCGCCAATCGAACTGACTGCGCGCCGTCTCGCGTTTCTAACCGCCCGGCCGATCGCTGAACGGGTTTCCGCAGGTATAAGGTATCTAATTAATTTCACGTTTCATCCGGCCGGTGGTCTGGTCACTTATGAAATTGCTTGTAGGCGCCGCTTAAGCGCAACTGCTAAAAGCTCAGCTGGACGAGAGTATTGATTTGTTTGGCTCATTATCAATCCTATTCCATAGGTCCTTCTATGGAAATCCTTTTGCAATCGCGGCTTGATACGCCAGCTCGATCTTTCCTGCGTTCAGCATTGGATCTAAGCGCTTGACGCTAGAATCTTTGGCTGCCGAGCCAAGTCGAGAAAGCAGTTCGTGTTGCGTCAACAGCCGTTCGCAGCCTTCTGCGAGTGAGGCAACGTCCTCTGATTTGAACAGGAGGCCGGTCACGTTGTCTGAGATCAATTCAGGAATCCCACCCGTTGATGACGCGATGATTGGGCATCCCAAAATCATTGCTTCTGCGACAGCATAAGAGAACATTTCGAATCGAGACGCCACAATCGTGAACAGATGTTGCTTTCTTAGACGGATCAATTCTTCTGAATTGACCAAGCCGAGGTAGTCTATCCTTGAGCGGCTTTCCGGGAGATACTTTTCTACAAACTGTTCGAAGGAATGAGAGACTTCTCCATCTGCGATCTTCCTTTCCGGGCCGACAAATGTCAGACGGAGCCTTGGGTGCTTCCTCGCCAGTCTTTGAAACGCTTTGAGTACCAAATCTGCCCCTTTTAAAAGATCGAAACGCCCGACGAATAGGATGCGGTCCTTGTCGCAAGCCGAAAGACACCATTCTGATCCGTCAGGGAGTGATCCCACGGGATTTGGTATCACTCTCGCGTCGTTGAGTGCCATTCCATAGTGGCGTCGGACGCCATCTAACCCGGCCATCGAGGGAGAGGTGACGACGGACGCTTGAGAAATGCCCAAACCTTCACGCTGGACTCGGCTGTCAAAACTGGCGTGCGACTTCGCGTCAAAAGTGCCCGTCAAAAACCACGGGCCGTGCAGCCGCACGACAACAGGAACAATGCGCGCGGATGAAAGAGCTGCACTCCAGCCAAACGACTCTTCTATCTCCAGAACATCGATGCCAACATCGCTCTTGAGCTTCTGGAGCGCCGCTATCAATCTGTACTCGGTCAGATCGTTTTGAGCATGGCTGCGAAGTTTCGATCGGATCTGCCAGAATAGTCCTGGACTGAACTCCGATAGATTAACGGTGTAGCGATCATCTGTCGGGCCGCTTATTTGGTGCGTGAGAACGTACACCTCGTGACCAAGTTGCCGTAAGGCGGGCGCGATTTGAGATGCGTAAGTAATGATGCCGTTGGCAGCGCCACCTTGAGGCCGTGAGGGAACAAAAAGGGCGATTTTCATTGGCTTTCAGAACAACAGCAGTTGTCGCAGATCAGGCAGCGTATAAGGGCCAATAAGGTACGTGGCGATTTTGCCTGCCGCAAGTCCCAAGATTAGCGCAGGGAGCCACCTCAATTCTTTATAGGCGATGATCCATCGCTTTTGGTAGCCGAGGACTAGAATGGCAATCGACGGAATGGCCTTGCTAGCAACTCCTCCGAATATCGCGCCAATAGGTCCAGTCAGCCAGTATCCAATCATCATACAAACAACCAGTGAAGCTGCCTGCAACACGGAAATCCAGGCCACTACATGCGCTTCGCCGATCGCAGCAAACGCTCCTCTTATGAGCAGAAATGGATAGAGGACCAAGCTTATGCTCAAAGCGCGCAGCATCTGGCTCGCATCGTGATAGCGCGAGTCGTACAGGAAGTGGATGATGAGATCTGCCGCAGCAAAGAGAAACCCGCCTGATGCTGCCGAAGTTATTTCGATTGGAAATCGGAAGCGATAGTAGCGATCCGAGACATTCGCAGGCTCTTTCCGTGCCACTTCGCCTAGCACCGGCAATGCCATCATGCCGTTGAGCCGCTCAAGCAGGTTCTCGATGGCATCCTTCAACGTTCTTGCCACGTAGTAGAGTCCTAGCATGGGGCCAGGAAGCAGAATGCCCAAAATGATGAAATCGCTTTGCGTTCCAATGAAGGTTGCAAAGGATGAAACATTGATCCATTTGCCGAAAGAGACAATCTCATTGACGTGATCACTCTCGTAGGAGAGCCGCATTCGTGGTCCAGGTATGATCGAATGTGAGAGAATGACCCTGAGGACTCCTGCTAGTAAAGTTCCGCCCACGATAGCCCACACGCTGGGGTTGAAGTATGCCCAGGTAATCATCACTGGGATCGGCGCCAGCTTCGAGGTCAGGTCAAGAATAAAGATTGGCCGGAAGTTGAGGCGACGGACGCTGAGCGATATCGATGCAGATTCAATCCCGTTGAGGACGATCCCGAAACCCAGAACGATGGTAATGATCGAGAACTGGGAGCCAGCGTAGACACTTTCCTGTGGTAAGAACTGTCGTACGCTTGGAAAGATCAGCACTGAGCAGATTGCTATCAATACGATCCAGAGTACCCCGCCACGAACGGCTTGAAACGTCCATGTGGAACGAAGGAAATGTTCGTCCTCTCCCCGTGGGCTTCGTATGATGACCGCTCTGACGCCAAAATCACTGACGAGCTGCAGGCCGACAATCAGCGCCGTGGCGGCGGCGACCGTTCCAAAGGCTTCTGGAACGAGGAGTCGCGTCATGATCAGACTGGATAGAAATCTCGTTGTTATTTCGGCCGCGTAGGACGCTAAGGTCCATGTGCCGGCGCGAATGACCCGTTCGCGGAGCGTCATTTCGTCAGCGTCGTCTGGTTGGCTTGCGTCATGAGTAGCGCGGCTTATTTTTCCGACATGTCCGGTGAATCTCGTAGCGAACGTATTCCGCCTGCGGCGGCAAGGTCGTTACCAAATTGCGGACGAATTGATGTTTGGTGTCGTGAACCGTTTGATGAATTCCGTACAAAACTTGGACGGCCGGTACCTCGCTCTGATAAGCC
It contains:
- a CDS encoding FkbM family methyltransferase, with product MDAQVIFDVGAHIGITALEFFDQFPRSTIYAFEPSSSNFEKMKANLVGASRVKMLHLGLGEKPGKLSLAMDPVHPSMARISSNQLLPYHEEVQIDTVDGFCTNNSLDAIDIMKIDTEGYEISVLAGAVRMLSSHSIGIVKAEVALDPDSSYHTALDALSDHLHRHGYRLFGFYDQSEDPLSRGPRIRRFDVAFISPSLFAS
- a CDS encoding glycosyltransferase family 4 protein yields the protein MKIALFVPSRPQGGAANGIITYASQIAPALRQLGHEVYVLTHQISGPTDDRYTVNLSEFSPGLFWQIRSKLRSHAQNDLTEYRLIAALQKLKSDVGIDVLEIEESFGWSAALSSARIVPVVVRLHGPWFLTGTFDAKSHASFDSRVQREGLGISQASVVTSPSMAGLDGVRRHYGMALNDARVIPNPVGSLPDGSEWCLSACDKDRILFVGRFDLLKGADLVLKAFQRLARKHPRLRLTFVGPERKIADGEVSHSFEQFVEKYLPESRSRIDYLGLVNSEELIRLRKQHLFTIVASRFEMFSYAVAEAMILGCPIIASSTGGIPELISDNVTGLLFKSEDVASLAEGCERLLTQHELLSRLGSAAKDSSVKRLDPMLNAGKIELAYQAAIAKGFP
- a CDS encoding oligosaccharide flippase family protein; the protein is MTLRERVIRAGTWTLASYAAEITTRFLSSLIMTRLLVPEAFGTVAAATALIVGLQLVSDFGVRAVIIRSPRGEDEHFLRSTWTFQAVRGGVLWIVLIAICSVLIFPSVRQFLPQESVYAGSQFSIITIVLGFGIVLNGIESASISLSVRRLNFRPIFILDLTSKLAPIPVMITWAYFNPSVWAIVGGTLLAGVLRVILSHSIIPGPRMRLSYESDHVNEIVSFGKWINVSSFATFIGTQSDFIILGILLPGPMLGLYYVARTLKDAIENLLERLNGMMALPVLGEVARKEPANVSDRYYRFRFPIEITSAASGGFLFAAADLIIHFLYDSRYHDASQMLRALSISLVLYPFLLIRGAFAAIGEAHVVAWISVLQAASLVVCMMIGYWLTGPIGAIFGGVASKAIPSIAILVLGYQKRWIIAYKELRWLPALILGLAAGKIATYLIGPYTLPDLRQLLLF